From Synechococcus sp. A10-1-5-1, a single genomic window includes:
- a CDS encoding alpha/beta hydrolase yields MTARAVGYGFVRSNTLLPLGGSEVIDNPVPRNLSNLSGWSNDQLQAGLQQEYDVDVAAVARFLYSPKGEQFLKESIQENNYTPYYSQQNSLQAVRSSIILDSADGKLSSYGMMKMLPTDQRLQGSMKVCDVNSIENSQQATSLLSWYMNTPACIAAYTAEAPEPVKQPVRGLW; encoded by the coding sequence ATGACGGCCCGTGCTGTCGGTTACGGCTTTGTTCGCTCCAACACCCTGCTGCCCCTGGGCGGTTCTGAGGTGATCGACAACCCCGTTCCTCGCAACCTCTCCAACCTGTCCGGTTGGTCGAACGATCAGCTTCAGGCTGGTCTCCAGCAGGAATACGACGTGGATGTGGCCGCAGTGGCTCGCTTCCTGTATTCCCCTAAGGGTGAACAGTTCCTGAAAGAGAGCATTCAGGAGAACAACTACACCCCCTACTACAGCCAGCAGAACAGCCTGCAGGCCGTGCGTAGCTCCATCATTCTCGACTCCGCCGACGGCAAGCTGTCGAGCTACGGGATGATGAAGATGTTGCCCACTGACCAGCGCCTCCAGGGCTCAATGAAGGTCTGTGATGTGAACAGCATCGAGAACAGCCAGCAGGCCACCTCGCTGCTCAGCTGGTATATGAACACCCCGGCTTGCATTGCGGCTTACACCGCTGAAGCACCCGAGCCGGTGAAGCAGCCCGTTCGCGGCCTCTGGTAA
- a CDS encoding DUF2973 domain-containing protein has protein sequence MLSTLFPLAYAAAGVFLLVRAFGMMRLATSAGPSAPSRSLDRTGRRTVHPELLNEDGEVTKEELWAVRFSDMKGIASSES, from the coding sequence ATGCTTTCGACTCTCTTCCCGCTTGCTTACGCAGCAGCTGGAGTTTTCCTGCTTGTTCGGGCGTTTGGAATGATGCGGTTGGCGACCAGCGCGGGGCCTTCAGCCCCCAGTCGATCGCTGGATCGGACGGGCCGTCGAACGGTGCACCCAGAGCTGTTGAACGAAGACGGAGAGGTCACCAAGGAAGAGCTTTGGGCTGTTCGTTTTTCGGACATGAAAGGCATCGCGTCCTCGGAGAGCTGA
- a CDS encoding prohibitin family protein, whose amino-acid sequence MSMQNITPGNSETSIPLAIVGAFVAAILLLGAVFVVPAGQVAVVTTLGKVSDQPRLPGLNIKVPLIQSIHLFNVRTQVKPEAFSTLTKDLQVIEATATIKYAVKTEEAPRIYSTISVGDDGIYSRIIQPSLLKALKSVFSKYELVEIATDWNTISSIVEDSVARELQKFDYVSVKGLDLTGLKIAEEYRSAIEQKQIAEQQLLRAETEVKIAEQEAIKFETLNKGLNEQVLYKLFLDKWDGKTQVVPGLGSSTPPVIVGRS is encoded by the coding sequence ATGTCAATGCAGAACATTACACCTGGAAATTCAGAGACCAGCATTCCCCTGGCCATTGTTGGAGCTTTTGTAGCGGCAATACTTTTACTGGGTGCTGTTTTTGTTGTGCCCGCGGGTCAGGTCGCTGTTGTTACGACACTTGGCAAGGTCAGTGACCAGCCAAGACTCCCAGGCCTCAACATCAAAGTCCCACTCATTCAATCGATCCACCTCTTTAATGTCCGAACTCAGGTGAAGCCTGAGGCTTTCTCGACCCTGACGAAGGATCTTCAGGTGATCGAGGCGACGGCTACGATTAAGTACGCAGTAAAAACTGAAGAAGCGCCTAGAATCTATAGCACAATTTCTGTTGGTGACGATGGAATCTATTCGCGTATTATCCAGCCTTCTTTGCTCAAGGCTCTAAAATCTGTTTTCTCTAAGTACGAGCTTGTTGAGATTGCGACGGACTGGAATACTATTTCATCAATTGTAGAAGACAGTGTTGCTAGGGAGCTCCAGAAGTTTGATTATGTATCTGTCAAAGGCCTTGACCTTACAGGCTTGAAGATCGCCGAGGAATACCGCTCTGCTATTGAGCAAAAGCAAATTGCCGAGCAGCAGCTGCTTCGAGCGGAAACGGAAGTGAAGATCGCCGAGCAAGAGGCGATCAAGTTCGAAACACTCAACAAAGGACTAAACGAACAGGTTCTCTACAAGCTCTTTCTCGACAAGTGGGATGGAAAGACGCAAGTCGTGCCGGGTCTTGGCTCCAGCACTCCACCCGTGATTGTTGGGCGCAGTTAA
- a CDS encoding LysR family transcriptional regulator substrate-binding protein, which translates to MITVDDLKCLDMQIWLRSGEECAKRLFVTQSTISRRNAETQKTLGIWLKRDQFGEWQEEGDTTFLDLERETHQLYRLTRDDERLRLEATFWAGPALATPEPAGWMNGVWDHLGMVRPLRLLKKGIIDAWIGSYQPDLPSQDDPDFCVIDLCTTPVRLVANKLHPLANKKDISREDLEAFPALSLPDSWFPRTEECLRSHGLWSTEARMKRYKRHLWDGQTEDQATLCYATCLGLDVMKDLTVLDYDLNLLSGESLVVKRTLMDHQRIRDLVSCLKERVLEKSAVHSDLIPCF; encoded by the coding sequence GTGATCACTGTTGACGACCTAAAATGTCTAGATATGCAAATATGGCTTCGTTCTGGCGAGGAATGTGCAAAGCGTCTCTTCGTGACGCAAAGTACTATCTCTCGCCGAAACGCTGAAACACAAAAAACTCTAGGTATCTGGCTTAAGAGGGATCAGTTCGGCGAGTGGCAAGAAGAGGGTGATACAACTTTCTTGGATCTCGAAAGAGAAACGCACCAACTCTATCGATTGACTCGTGATGATGAACGGCTTCGACTTGAAGCAACGTTTTGGGCTGGTCCGGCTTTAGCTACGCCAGAGCCTGCAGGGTGGATGAACGGTGTCTGGGATCATTTGGGAATGGTTCGGCCTCTTCGCTTGCTCAAGAAGGGAATCATCGACGCGTGGATCGGAAGCTATCAACCTGATCTCCCTTCGCAAGATGATCCTGATTTTTGCGTGATTGACCTGTGCACAACTCCGGTCAGGCTCGTTGCTAATAAGCTGCACCCCTTGGCCAACAAAAAAGATATTTCCCGGGAAGACCTTGAGGCCTTCCCGGCGCTGTCGCTACCAGATAGCTGGTTCCCGCGCACTGAAGAGTGCCTACGGTCGCATGGCTTGTGGTCGACAGAAGCTCGAATGAAGCGATACAAAAGGCATCTGTGGGACGGCCAGACGGAGGATCAGGCCACCCTTTGCTATGCAACGTGCTTGGGCCTGGATGTCATGAAGGATCTCACTGTCCTTGATTATGACCTCAATCTCCTGAGTGGTGAGAGCCTTGTTGTCAAAAGAACTTTAATGGATCACCAAAGAATTCGGGATCTCGTTTCCTGTCTTAAAGAGCGAGTCTTGGAAAAGTCGGCTGTTCATAGTGACTTAATCCCTTGTTTCTGA
- a CDS encoding metallothionein → MPAVLTKCACPRCKCDVPEVGAVVRNGLSYCSQACALGHPNNEPCHPTGACGCDCGK, encoded by the coding sequence ATGCCCGCCGTACTGACCAAATGCGCCTGCCCACGCTGCAAATGTGATGTCCCTGAGGTTGGAGCCGTTGTTCGCAATGGCCTGAGCTACTGCTCTCAGGCTTGCGCCTTAGGTCATCCAAACAATGAACCTTGCCACCCAACAGGTGCGTGCGGCTGCGACTGCGGCAAATAA
- a CDS encoding DUF3104 domain-containing protein, giving the protein MASDPLFLQVQVGDCVLVEPHGAEWWVGQVLHCEGGARCQANSFFQIADVDTGRIQTVNPNIVTGIVHKGKMEPVESQAHKPRVLQARNRQSKSTQAPANAVHRTVEIGILGKAI; this is encoded by the coding sequence ATGGCTTCTGATCCGCTGTTCCTTCAAGTCCAGGTTGGCGATTGCGTCCTGGTCGAGCCCCATGGGGCCGAGTGGTGGGTTGGTCAGGTCCTGCACTGTGAGGGTGGAGCCCGCTGTCAGGCCAACTCCTTCTTCCAGATCGCTGATGTCGACACCGGCCGGATCCAAACCGTGAACCCCAACATCGTCACGGGCATCGTCCACAAGGGGAAGATGGAGCCGGTGGAGTCGCAGGCGCACAAGCCGCGAGTTCTTCAGGCCCGCAATCGGCAGAGCAAGTCCACTCAGGCGCCTGCCAATGCTGTCCACCGGACAGTGGAGATCGGCATCCTCGGCAAGGCGATCTAG
- a CDS encoding M23 family metallopeptidase: protein MGFDPVRAVAVVVGLVVGALPLRAADLPEKPLRIPADTPVADLTPELGITGAMPDALAWPLRPGQPIRVVYPLAVKASEVDPYGWRYSSSRGVWRMHAGQDLVAPAGTPVLAMLPGRVVLAEPIDGYGLTVVLDHGRGWQSLYAHLQSANVRQGDFLTAASTLGLVGQSGRASGPHLHVELRQRQGEQMLALDPTPVLDQATRLLPLAPPPLAEARVQP from the coding sequence ATGGGATTCGACCCGGTTCGAGCTGTTGCTGTTGTCGTGGGGTTGGTCGTGGGCGCCTTGCCCCTGCGCGCTGCTGACCTCCCCGAGAAGCCCCTGCGCATTCCCGCTGATACCCCTGTTGCCGACCTGACACCAGAGCTGGGAATCACCGGGGCGATGCCGGATGCCTTGGCCTGGCCCCTGCGCCCCGGTCAGCCGATTCGGGTGGTCTATCCGCTGGCGGTCAAAGCCAGTGAGGTGGACCCCTACGGCTGGCGCTATTCCAGCTCCCGTGGGGTCTGGCGGATGCATGCCGGCCAGGACCTGGTGGCTCCCGCTGGGACCCCCGTTCTGGCGATGCTTCCGGGCCGCGTGGTCCTGGCGGAGCCGATCGATGGCTATGGCCTGACCGTGGTCCTGGACCATGGCCGCGGTTGGCAGAGCCTCTATGCCCACCTGCAAAGTGCCAACGTCCGTCAGGGCGACTTTTTGACGGCCGCCTCCACCCTTGGCTTGGTTGGCCAGAGCGGCCGAGCCAGTGGTCCCCATCTCCATGTGGAGCTGCGCCAACGTCAGGGTGAGCAGATGCTGGCCCTCGATCCCACTCCTGTTCTGGATCAGGCCACACGCCTGCTGCCGCTTGCTCCGCCCCCCTTGGCGGAAGCCCGCGTTCAACCTTGA
- a CDS encoding alpha-ketoglutarate-dependent dioxygenase AlkB has translation MITIERPGLRLRHGSAWLQAHGVETAALRQCLVQEVPWEQPLVRVFGKQHPTPRLTCWMADPGCSYRYSGQVQPITPWTPSVQALRDLLEHELGVRFNSLLLNRYRSGADRMGWHADDEPELDNNAPIASFSLGVPRDLRFRPRSAGEAPFSVCLDDGDLLVMDPPTQAHWQHALPARARVKTERINLTFRRIQPRTAMQSISTRAAFGSAATSTQARAGETPSPKTSA, from the coding sequence TTGATCACGATTGAGCGCCCGGGCCTGAGGCTCCGCCATGGCTCTGCCTGGCTCCAAGCCCATGGGGTCGAGACCGCGGCGCTGCGTCAGTGCCTGGTTCAAGAGGTTCCTTGGGAGCAGCCCCTGGTACGGGTCTTTGGCAAGCAGCACCCCACGCCACGCCTGACCTGCTGGATGGCCGACCCCGGCTGCAGCTACCGCTACAGCGGCCAGGTGCAGCCGATTACCCCCTGGACTCCCTCAGTGCAGGCGCTCAGGGATCTGTTGGAGCACGAGTTGGGGGTTCGCTTCAACAGCCTGCTGCTCAATCGCTACCGCAGCGGAGCCGATCGCATGGGCTGGCATGCCGATGACGAACCGGAACTCGACAACAACGCTCCCATCGCCTCCTTCAGTCTCGGCGTACCCCGCGATCTGCGCTTTCGGCCCCGCTCTGCGGGCGAGGCGCCTTTTTCGGTCTGCCTTGATGACGGTGATCTCTTGGTGATGGATCCGCCCACCCAGGCCCACTGGCAGCACGCCCTTCCGGCGCGCGCTCGGGTCAAGACCGAGCGGATCAATCTCACCTTTCGGCGGATTCAGCCCAGAACGGCGATGCAGTCGATTTCCACCCGGGCGGCCTTCGGTAGTGCCGCCACCTCGACGCAGGCCCGAGCCGGGGAGACCCCCTCTCCGAAGACCTCGGCGTAG
- a CDS encoding Rid family detoxifying hydrolase — protein sequence MTLPAIEAVTTAAAPAPVGPYNQAVKAGGMLYCSGQIALDPSTGAMVGGGDVEAETRQVLSNLQAVLKEAGCTPQQVVRTTVFLADLGDFAKVNALYAEVFGEGVSPARACVEVAALPKAARVEIDCIAVLG from the coding sequence ATGACCCTTCCAGCGATTGAGGCGGTAACAACCGCAGCAGCTCCAGCACCGGTGGGCCCCTACAACCAGGCCGTGAAGGCTGGTGGGATGCTCTATTGCTCCGGCCAGATCGCCCTGGATCCGAGCACCGGCGCGATGGTCGGAGGCGGTGATGTGGAAGCGGAGACCCGGCAGGTGCTGAGCAACCTGCAGGCGGTACTCAAGGAAGCCGGCTGCACGCCTCAGCAGGTGGTGCGCACCACAGTATTCCTGGCCGATCTGGGCGACTTCGCCAAGGTGAACGCGCTCTACGCCGAGGTCTTCGGAGAGGGGGTCTCCCCGGCTCGGGCCTGCGTCGAGGTGGCGGCACTACCGAAGGCCGCCCGGGTGGAAATCGACTGCATCGCCGTTCTGGGCTGA